A single genomic interval of Centropristis striata isolate RG_2023a ecotype Rhode Island chromosome 8, C.striata_1.0, whole genome shotgun sequence harbors:
- the LOC131976748 gene encoding dendritic cell-specific transmembrane protein — translation MGFLALDVFTTGKRDGFQRTLLLLLTCSFSSLLLSSLLLLYLLFSLSYELAVAGGIAGCFGILLTVALFLSKRVRCLGTLFVISIFMKKSRNLLLTAGTSLVVLRNIRNTLENLTGLVRSMICNLKAKKAAIIGPFSNYVKMLKWLGNVLKGVTDLGVVNLDPQLKITPRLESEKLRGRLNEAEQTLNDTVRHVQSLMNTVSSVTDKMFPAISFLVLMMFIALHIKKYCNDMKYENRFMSSKFVRFDEKQKTEGKPHVLPLTAEEEKLYTSIPSARPTTREGRAMLKFGVPVVSHVVTWVIFITVDALLYCFVDIVTVKLSELEPFHVPLLMSIKGIATLIGISLVEENHQKDFSYSVTLFEKKCLPKPKLLLHTSIVPLAAILLTLLIMALMAAKVAQLRLMVCEGFFSTAAEKRVEYLHAKILRKRLKKRRERNNCRLTSLYFKTHFWCPLLFRPKEDPQSIV, via the exons ATGGGTTTTCTGGCTTTGGATGTTTTCACAACTGGTAAAAGGGATGGCTTTCAAAgaactctcctcctcctcctcacctgtaGCTTCTCCAGCCTCCTGCTCAgctccctgctcctcctgtaCCTCCTCTTCAGCCTGAGCTATGAGCTAGCAGTAGCTGGAGGGATTGCTGGCTGCTTTGGGATACTACTGACAGTTGCCCTCTTCTTATCAAAGAGAGTCAGGTGCTTAGGGACTCTGTTTGTCATCTCTATTTTCATGAAGAAGAGTCGCAACCTGCTCCTGACTGCCGGGACCAGTTTAGTAGTTCTTAGAAATATCCGCAACACATTGGAGAACCTCACAGGCCTGGTCAGGAGTATGATTTGCAACCTAAAGGCCAAGAAAGCAGCCATCATTGGACCATTCAGTAACTACGTTAAGATGTTGAAGTGGTTAGGAAACGTGCTGAAGGGGGTGACAGATTTAGGGGTGGTGAACTTAGACCCCCAGCTCAAGATCACACCCAGACTGGAATCAGAAAAACTCAGGGGGAGACTGAATGAGGCAGAGCAGACGCTGAATGACACTGTGAGGCATGTTCAGTCCCTTATGAATACTGTCTCCTCTGTGACCGACAAGATGTTTCCTGCCATCAGCTTCCTGGTGCTCATGATGTTTATAGCgctgcatataaaaaaatactgcaatGACATGAAATATGAAAACAGATTCATGAGCAGCAAATTTGTTCGTTTTGATGAGAAGCAGAAGACGGAAGGAAAGCCCCACGTCCTCCCCCTCACAGCAGAGGAAGAGAAGCTGTACACCTCCATCCCCTCGGCCCGTCCCACCACCAGAGAGGGGAGAGCTATGCTGAAATTTGGAGTTCCAGTTGTCTCCCATGTTGTCACATGGGTGATATTCATAACTGTGGACGCCTTGTTGTACTGCTTTGtcgatattgtaacagtaaagTTATCAGAGCTGGAACCATTCCATGTCCCGCTGCTGATGAGCATCAAA GGCATTGCAACTTTAATAGGTATATCGCTTGTTGAGGAAAACCATCAAAAAGACTTTTCCTACTCTGTGACCCTGTTTGAGAAGAAGTGTCTTCCTAAACCCAAGCTGCTGCTCCATACCTCCATAGTTCCTTTGGCTGCAATCCTGCTCACCCTGCTCATTATGGCTCTGATGGCCGCCAAAGTGGCCCAGCTCAGGCTGATGGTCTGTGAGGGATTCTTCTCCACAGCTGCGGAGAAGAGAGTGGAATACCTGCATGCCAAAATCCTGAGGAAGAGATTAaaaaagaggagggagagaaacaaCTGCAGGCTCACATCACTTTACTTTAAG ACACATTTCTGGTGCCCGCTGCTCTTCAGGCCCAAAGAGGATCCACAAAGTATTGTGTGA
- the rims2a gene encoding regulating synaptic membrane exocytosis protein 4 isoform X3, which yields MGRQGHDTSAPVPGMRIQRSQSKMSLSASFEALAVYFPCMNSFDEEDGEAGGKKLRSTIQRSTETGLAVEMRSRMTRQASRESTDGSMNSYSSEGNLIFPGVRLSSDAQFSDFLDGLGPAQLVGRQTLATPPMGDIQIGMVDKKGALEVEVIRARGLVGKPGSKALPAPYVKVYLLENGVCIAKKKTKVARKTLDPLYQQQLPFEESPGGKVLQVIVWGDYGRMDHKSFMGAVQILLDELDLSNMVIGWFKLFPPSSLVDPTLAPLTRRASQSSLDSFSRS from the exons ATGGGCAGGCAGGGGCACGATACCTCTGCGCCGGTTCCAGGGATGCGTATCCAGCGCTCCCAGAGCAAGATGAGCCTGTCTGCATCATTTGAAGCGCTGGCTGTCTATTTCCCCTGCATGAACTCCTTCGATGAGGAAGATGGAG AAGCGGGAGGTAAGAAGTTACGCAGCACGATCCAGAGGAGTACGGAGACGGGCCTGGCGGTGGAGATGAGGAGCAGGATGACTCGGCAGGCCAGCCGGGAGTCCACAGACGGAAGCATGAACAGCTACAGCTCCGAGGGAAA TCTCATCTTCCCTGGTGTCAGGCTGTCCTCAGATGCGCAGTTCAGTGACTTCCTGGATGGTCTCGGCCCCGCCCAGCTGGTTGGACGACAGACGTTGGCTACTCCACCTATGG GTGACATCCAGATCGGTATGGTGGATAAGAAAGGAGCACTGGAGGTGGAGGTCATCAGAGCCCGTGGCCTTGTAGGAAAACCAGGTTCCAAGGCACTGCCAG CACCATATGTAAAGGTCTACCTTTTGGAAAATGGAGTCTGCATagccaaaaagaaaacaaaagtagcAAGAAAAACCTTGGATCCTCTTTACCAGCAGCAACTGCCGTTTGAGGAGAGTCCAGGAGGGAAGGTTTTACAG GTCATCGTTTGGGGCGACTATGGACGTATGGACCATAAATCATTCATGGGAGCAGTTCAGATACTGTTAGATGAGCTGGACCTGTCCAACATGGTGATTGGCTGGTTTAagctctttcctccttcctcatTGGTGGACCCTACTCTGGCCCCACTGACACGAAGAGCTTCCCAATCCTCACTGGACAGTTTCTCTCGATCATAG